A genomic window from Clostridium aceticum includes:
- a CDS encoding S-layer homology domain-containing protein, with the protein MKFLKKKRSLSIVLTIIFILQFLPYTTFAIDTLSPYPAHNGLQNGGDLYRSINFTDINNHWGKAHIQEAAGLSLMKGTGNQRFQPDQQLTRLEALTILVKAIGEDEEAQRLGEQQMPPRVRDIVVLSTAEHWGRGYLQVALQNNIVTPQEVNEIMNLTPQQMENLQQQVENRLATYEGRELTPAEMTNLQNQITEQLETRSTWSRPVSRQQAAAWIARALDLEGIYGADMRRVNAFNDMNQMDTEKIPLVEAVLQKGIMSGTSSNTFAPGQSLTRAEMAATIAKFHEELLGQRGLIKKQGEIIAVEELQHEGSTKKVFTIENHDNSKNLIVTETSLRDFPVRKQGNLALSNTLQMGDLIRYYINQNDEVIYASMDSTATTIIEGFVETLDADSRQLVIADFQDKRHILQVQPSAKIQINGKDVALDQLLYGMEVKVTTVGDRTTDVQGYLEEDPDRHGYIPPGSRTKVGDILFIDSNTVEIRSGGVRERYKITTGTRVLRSERPANLFEIKTGDRVMLFFNDIYSPDIATIRVEDHERHITGVYRGQIEQVDQRNREVVLKNVSTYQQGRWVKHPQDQVKLKAEGNLLYEGTEQVTLRDLTTRRDQEAYVAVESSYGVPRVAKMLLKQGSSVVYESTISDVQYSTGRMVVDNTGFTFHPGTIVVKNNRLVDTLNLDLRQNVYVAADILRGSRNASFVSIEYTGMLEDRIDATRLVIYRGLVEDIHHYGITIGRLGYRLDYLRLEDNQWTEVSSRRRVTLTEDTFIFDSELKQEIDPSHFIDTRFIDPEEIEDDELRRRIEDRFYVDKAAYFIVKETHVEGEIYEEVLALNLTPVSIHERGRLHIEHSAIGEITDINLDTQTITLGNVRHWNSLNRRWETVRTPETITTDKAVILINDNPITKDELYRIRRNAKAYVVKSKNVSTGDDGYVIIVEQ; encoded by the coding sequence ATGAAATTTCTAAAGAAAAAAAGAAGTCTAAGCATTGTTCTGACAATCATCTTTATCCTACAATTTCTACCTTATACAACCTTTGCCATAGATACCTTAAGTCCATATCCAGCCCACAATGGACTGCAAAACGGCGGGGATCTATACAGAAGCATTAACTTTACTGACATTAATAACCATTGGGGAAAGGCACATATTCAAGAAGCAGCTGGCTTATCCTTGATGAAAGGGACGGGAAACCAAAGGTTTCAACCAGACCAGCAACTTACTCGCCTAGAGGCCTTGACAATTTTGGTTAAAGCTATAGGTGAAGATGAAGAGGCACAAAGATTGGGAGAGCAACAAATGCCTCCAAGAGTGAGGGACATTGTGGTGCTAAGCACGGCAGAACACTGGGGAAGGGGCTACCTGCAAGTGGCACTACAAAACAACATTGTAACTCCTCAGGAAGTCAATGAAATCATGAATCTGACACCTCAACAAATGGAGAACCTTCAACAGCAGGTTGAAAACCGTTTAGCGACTTATGAAGGTCGAGAATTGACACCAGCAGAAATGACAAACCTACAAAACCAAATTACTGAACAGCTAGAGACTCGCAGCACATGGAGTCGTCCAGTGAGTCGTCAACAGGCTGCCGCTTGGATTGCTAGAGCATTGGATCTAGAGGGAATTTATGGCGCCGATATGAGAAGGGTAAATGCATTTAATGATATGAACCAAATGGATACAGAAAAGATTCCTCTAGTAGAGGCAGTACTGCAAAAAGGCATTATGTCTGGCACCTCCAGTAATACCTTTGCCCCTGGACAATCTCTTACTAGGGCAGAGATGGCTGCAACGATAGCAAAATTTCACGAAGAACTACTAGGGCAAAGAGGACTAATAAAAAAACAAGGAGAAATTATTGCAGTAGAAGAACTGCAACATGAAGGCAGCACTAAAAAAGTATTTACCATAGAAAATCATGATAACAGCAAAAATCTTATCGTTACAGAAACTTCATTAAGAGATTTTCCCGTACGAAAACAAGGAAATTTAGCTTTATCCAATACCCTTCAGATGGGTGATTTGATTCGCTACTATATCAATCAAAACGATGAAGTAATCTATGCCTCGATGGACTCCACTGCAACAACCATCATAGAAGGCTTTGTGGAGACCCTTGATGCAGACAGTCGCCAACTGGTAATCGCAGATTTTCAAGACAAGCGACATATTTTGCAGGTACAGCCCTCTGCCAAGATACAAATCAACGGTAAAGATGTGGCTTTAGACCAGCTGCTATATGGGATGGAGGTAAAGGTCACAACAGTAGGAGACAGAACCACAGATGTACAAGGCTATCTAGAAGAAGATCCTGATCGCCATGGATACATTCCCCCTGGCAGCAGAACTAAAGTAGGAGATATACTCTTTATTGACAGTAATACAGTGGAAATTAGGAGTGGGGGAGTTAGAGAAAGGTACAAAATCACTACGGGAACCCGTGTTTTAAGAAGTGAAAGACCTGCAAATCTTTTTGAAATAAAGACTGGGGATCGAGTAATGCTCTTCTTCAATGATATCTATAGCCCAGACATCGCCACCATCAGAGTAGAAGACCATGAAAGACATATAACTGGTGTATATCGAGGACAGATAGAACAAGTAGACCAAAGAAACAGAGAAGTTGTTCTAAAGAATGTTAGCACCTATCAACAAGGCAGATGGGTGAAGCATCCTCAGGATCAAGTGAAGCTTAAGGCGGAGGGAAACCTTCTTTATGAGGGAACAGAGCAGGTGACATTAAGAGACTTGACTACTAGAAGAGACCAAGAGGCCTATGTGGCGGTAGAAAGCAGCTATGGGGTTCCAAGAGTAGCAAAAATGTTGCTAAAGCAAGGTTCTTCCGTAGTTTATGAAAGCACCATCAGTGATGTACAGTACAGTACAGGAAGGATGGTGGTAGACAACACTGGTTTCACCTTCCATCCAGGAACCATTGTTGTAAAAAACAACCGCTTAGTGGACACGTTGAACCTAGATTTAAGACAAAATGTCTATGTAGCAGCAGATATTCTTAGAGGAAGTAGAAACGCCTCCTTTGTCTCTATAGAATATACTGGTATGTTGGAGGATCGCATCGATGCTACGCGTCTGGTGATTTATAGAGGACTTGTGGAGGATATTCACCACTACGGTATTACTATAGGAAGATTAGGCTATCGATTAGATTATCTCAGACTAGAGGACAACCAGTGGACAGAGGTTTCCAGCAGAAGAAGAGTCACCTTAACAGAGGATACATTTATATTTGACAGTGAACTAAAGCAGGAAATAGACCCTAGCCACTTTATCGACACACGCTTCATTGATCCAGAGGAGATCGAAGACGATGAACTGAGAAGACGAATCGAAGATCGTTTCTATGTTGATAAAGCAGCATACTTTATAGTAAAGGAAACCCATGTAGAGGGAGAAATTTACGAAGAAGTATTGGCATTGAATCTAACCCCTGTCAGCATCCATGAGAGAGGAAGACTTCATATCGAACATAGTGCCATTGGGGAGATTACAGACATCAACCTCGATACTCAAACCATTACCCTGGGCAATGTAAGACATTGGAACAGCCTAAACAGACGTTGGGAAACCGTGAGAACGCCAGAAACCATCACCACCGACAAGGCAGTAATTTTGATCAACGATAACCCAATTACCAAGGATGAGCTTTATAGAATAAGAAGAAATGCAAAAGCCTATGTGGTGAAGAGCAAGAACGTCTCCACTGGTGACGATGGCTATGTCATCATCGTAGAACAATAA
- a CDS encoding S-layer homology domain-containing protein, whose translation MRKLAAKTILTLLLTLSLGIQSYALEIPGYEGGIQNEMTYREVIFVTGEPIVVQGTVTVQDRADRITYTYRNLSNAEKNVTLTRNVTLTKETVANGKDQKTEVLSLSRYRETINANGVRYETTEAQHPWSKAQVFHEKPGVTYFAGNWDGTKVYTINRNEGTVIVESQGTVVGYDHHWGATQTQTIQHYIQYQRNGNNGEDGLSWEGTAEVSVVHNRTKDYNYEANAPSQISFRGGYLLTEKEENILKYSYNLPRLGENGSQLIGRNTDTNSITLYTNPINKRLTIPAMRDVSGHWLEREVLLLASLEALSPTNTNFGPDLPMSRGEFAKALGVVMGIEKEAQPTVRQRSVRTAEEPPAIFVDVPKQDANQKYIEAIYERGVMKGVGKDHFLPNQSITRAEATVAIIKAVGFEGLAPIQQYATGYIDDHVVPLWARDAVYLSRELGLIEDANGYFQPNRALTKAEAVEILTNLIHYLQRDIRYDYRERILNY comes from the coding sequence ATGAGAAAACTAGCAGCGAAAACAATACTGACACTGTTATTGACTTTGTCTTTGGGCATACAAAGCTACGCCCTTGAAATCCCTGGATATGAAGGGGGAATACAAAATGAAATGACCTATCGAGAGGTGATCTTTGTCACTGGAGAACCTATTGTAGTACAAGGAACTGTAACCGTTCAAGACAGAGCAGATCGTATTACTTATACTTACAGAAACCTAAGCAATGCTGAAAAAAATGTCACTTTAACTCGAAATGTTACATTGACAAAAGAAACTGTAGCCAATGGTAAGGACCAAAAAACAGAAGTGTTATCCCTGAGTCGCTATAGAGAAACTATTAATGCCAATGGGGTAAGATATGAGACCACAGAAGCGCAGCATCCATGGAGTAAAGCCCAAGTGTTCCATGAAAAGCCCGGGGTCACCTATTTTGCAGGCAACTGGGATGGTACCAAGGTTTATACCATCAATAGAAATGAAGGCACAGTAATAGTAGAAAGCCAAGGCACAGTGGTGGGTTATGACCACCACTGGGGTGCCACCCAAACACAGACCATCCAGCACTATATTCAATATCAGCGAAATGGCAACAATGGAGAAGACGGTCTATCCTGGGAAGGCACAGCAGAAGTAAGCGTGGTTCATAACCGTACCAAGGATTATAATTATGAAGCAAATGCTCCTTCTCAGATTAGCTTTAGAGGAGGATACTTGCTGACAGAAAAAGAAGAAAACATATTAAAGTACAGCTACAACCTTCCTAGATTAGGGGAGAATGGTAGCCAGCTTATAGGCAGGAATACCGATACCAACAGCATAACCTTGTATACCAACCCTATCAATAAAAGACTTACAATTCCCGCTATGAGGGATGTATCTGGACATTGGTTAGAAAGAGAAGTGCTGCTTTTAGCCAGCCTAGAAGCACTATCTCCCACCAACACTAACTTTGGTCCTGACCTACCTATGAGCCGTGGAGAATTTGCTAAGGCACTGGGTGTGGTGATGGGGATAGAAAAAGAGGCACAACCTACTGTAAGACAGAGAAGCGTAAGAACAGCAGAGGAACCACCTGCCATCTTCGTAGATGTACCTAAGCAGGATGCAAACCAGAAATATATTGAAGCTATTTACGAAAGAGGTGTTATGAAGGGTGTAGGGAAAGATCACTTTCTACCAAATCAAAGTATCACCAGAGCAGAGGCAACAGTAGCTATTATCAAGGCAGTGGGCTTTGAAGGACTGGCACCTATACAACAATACGCTACTGGCTATATCGATGATCATGTAGTACCTTTGTGGGCACGAGATGCTGTCTATCTATCAAGGGAATTAGGATTGATAGAGGATGCTAACGGTTACTTTCAACCCAACAGAGCTCTTACAAAGGCAGAAGCAGTAGAGATACTGACCAACCTTATTCATTACTTACAAAGAGATATAAGGTATGATTACAGAGAGAGAATATTAAATTACTAA
- a CDS encoding IPT/TIG domain-containing protein, producing MKRKIRQKISVLIMVIMIVTQLVTVANAIDVGGGAEVTAIKYQVVRDSNYNITQALVEIRGENLVNPVVLFSTNDGTKQMGKITLNLSSFIQYSFTPEEVDSFTGGIIIGNKEFNLGLGSFPTIDATTKIVNISEEDTLVINGRNLNQFKEEENFIIKGEYGKAGQFKEFGEGNSDPERIVIDKATPPGERGLQNIRIIKEKKSGVTMDPEIVVEYNYNNIFSFVSDLNISDMEMYPNIGARGDLLYIRSEDFTKPYDVYFFSVANASAESFSPTNKAVPVGFEVKSSINPKALLTVEVPQGVSLGSHYVILAETINGQVVAQQMIMKDATNPAIYTVVDATNRARITNVHPAKGPDIGGTPVGIEGRNILSSSISPSELVINYAADKRTVVLSPNKQEIIITYNDATYQEQPVTVERRIKVQIGGIATFEETADGRPRVEIGANDKLYVVTPKVDDAATNPDKEVLAEIRTVIKENNTGGNEYIFQEVARWNNKFIYEASSILPIVETVTPSKVQLDGDRLKEDTLVSIRGKNFMVNRYINSQGQTIVNYPKILMKTANDTDIHNYELMLQKQIVGGTVTAKVSWRSASGIIEQDEGVEILVLDDFDRIVDGTTGRDVGTRIVMKIPKDVVASIGMKNVQVTNPTRGSQEAGLSDIQLDKIEFVTAADNPYIDEVVPNIVTVDGGQDIEVRGSNFLEGVKVFIDGKEVTGVSREIATGGNKFLLKFKAPKGREGVTQLMVMNPSGAMAAAEFVYVDTLDKDPKITSFAPNKGSNGTLVVVNGDNFLKPDSTTKDISGNGIYRLIGTRILLDGQDINSYYREGSNIALQNYTAPAGEQYQLIQRDGVQGVKFANYYHSVLLHDEASNQYYTLDINAAGNLILSDGVQNTYRIVQAVDGQQSRFVATKGGAEYRIEVGKQAGASDILTITRGAEETVLKVKTPYAIENNIIIGNRVQVLTKNQILFTVPQLGVEKWYNLSVQNPDTKIDTRTGQNGFYYFKQPQRNPIITTVTPPQGSTEGGYAVDIEGQDFQDFGGAQKSRVYVGGVEVPATDVSVSTDGRKITIIMPRYPGDLKVEVENGRKTVPVVVVNIDGGNANKPDGFTYVIPTSNPTINRITPNKGNAAGGETVRIWGTDFRFFEPYEDANGNAKYDLGEKFQDLNDNGKWDNIEGMDIAELSAADKKILPMVYFGKHRAEILEFSQGYLVVSLPTGSKGVVDVFVVNNDFGTSNKMKFTYEASSPRVTNIIPPEGNKSGKVKTEINGSDFSSSILHIYNQKTENELQQYDVIEMPLVHFGDVKNPMISNRSIDVSALNGGSIVNGRASVDVGNITVDYQSTANSTKVILQMTEGGEVYTFQVNGYDNTIKYIDTATLKNSNGKASDNSYELVRLEVDPVERKLIVERGYTPFHPNASMTSGQIVLYTPSYYTIGRVPVTIKNPDGSSAQVQYEYKNPDSNPKITNVTKEGESPVLTTIDGKEVRVLRMTHKGGSIVSIIGEDFRENAEIYISNIAHITQRSNNKLEHNSSTQMTFEMPNVGENAVGRLHRVIVKNYDGASATSDELTPPIYIEFVKGESDPALGGIEPNKGLVTGGTRVKITGNDFRKSMEGFEGEVLKVFFGETAVVYQEGNSRLDIEDYRTLHVTVPAGTKPGVVPVRVENPDGSLGAPPLQFTYISKPKIDSIDPEWIFTNDTTTEITLAGEMFMSGAKVILGGRIVEGGTTNSEDTVLAEGIVRVRDGKNIDASVVGGVTAASVTVVDDKTITVRFNEALGLQNNDIIVVNPDGGISEPYKGFKYQTPIPDKPLVLEAIPGFESTMQLIWSKSAPEVLNAADKYEVYAKRSSDRNYSFIADTRDAEFLVRGLEPDTRYDFMVRALNSYGSALEFAEVSARTLRLSEDDKLKDKLQELDKEENKLNYEGKEEVINGALVKTIGSRQIPTGTGSHTIDFSLSQYSSHNKFIVAIPVSLLSTLDRNIVITDGNANFSFPAKSLYTREVIQGSAGNLEDAYVRITFERVAGQEAQGLYSAVSRTQRRASNIYGIDFDLQVGKTTTAIRQMLQNGNLAINFDARAYSNVDAAKLFIGKYDPSKHEFTRQRSSSATTTQEPGRFMLLADR from the coding sequence ATGAAGCGGAAAATCAGGCAGAAGATATCGGTATTGATCATGGTAATAATGATAGTAACACAACTAGTTACGGTAGCCAATGCCATAGATGTGGGGGGAGGTGCTGAGGTAACTGCCATCAAGTATCAAGTCGTTCGGGATAGCAATTATAACATTACACAAGCCCTAGTGGAGATTAGGGGAGAGAACTTAGTCAACCCAGTAGTGCTGTTTTCTACCAACGATGGGACAAAACAAATGGGCAAAATCACCTTGAACCTTTCTAGTTTCATCCAATATAGCTTTACCCCTGAAGAAGTGGACAGCTTTACAGGTGGTATCATTATTGGAAACAAAGAATTTAATCTTGGTTTAGGAAGCTTTCCTACGATTGATGCTACCACTAAAATCGTAAATATTAGTGAAGAAGACACTTTAGTAATTAACGGAAGAAACCTTAATCAGTTTAAAGAAGAAGAAAATTTCATCATAAAAGGAGAGTATGGAAAGGCTGGGCAATTTAAGGAGTTTGGAGAAGGAAATAGTGATCCCGAAAGAATTGTAATAGATAAAGCTACTCCTCCAGGAGAGCGGGGTTTGCAAAATATACGTATTATTAAAGAAAAAAAATCAGGTGTTACAATGGATCCTGAAATTGTAGTGGAATACAATTATAACAATATTTTTAGTTTTGTTAGCGACTTAAATATTAGTGATATGGAAATGTATCCCAATATAGGCGCAAGAGGAGATTTGCTTTACATTAGATCTGAGGATTTTACCAAACCCTATGATGTATATTTTTTTAGTGTGGCCAATGCCTCTGCCGAATCGTTTTCACCCACTAACAAAGCTGTTCCCGTGGGTTTTGAAGTTAAATCTTCAATAAATCCAAAGGCTTTGTTGACGGTGGAAGTTCCTCAAGGGGTTAGTCTAGGAAGTCATTATGTAATATTAGCAGAAACTATCAATGGACAAGTGGTAGCACAACAAATGATTATGAAAGATGCCACCAATCCTGCGATCTATACCGTAGTAGATGCTACCAATCGTGCTAGGATTACCAATGTGCATCCTGCTAAAGGACCTGATATCGGAGGCACACCAGTAGGGATTGAAGGTCGAAATATCCTAAGTTCTAGTATTAGTCCATCAGAGTTAGTGATTAATTATGCAGCAGACAAAAGAACTGTTGTGTTATCACCTAACAAACAAGAAATTATAATAACCTACAATGATGCTACCTATCAAGAGCAACCGGTTACAGTTGAGCGAAGGATTAAAGTGCAGATAGGAGGCATAGCCACCTTTGAAGAAACTGCAGATGGAAGACCTAGAGTAGAAATAGGAGCCAATGACAAACTCTATGTGGTTACTCCAAAGGTAGATGATGCTGCTACCAATCCGGACAAAGAAGTTTTAGCAGAAATTAGAACAGTGATTAAAGAAAACAATACTGGCGGCAATGAATATATCTTTCAAGAAGTAGCTCGATGGAATAATAAGTTTATCTATGAAGCCAGTTCTATTCTCCCTATTGTAGAAACTGTTACACCTAGCAAAGTGCAATTAGATGGGGATAGATTAAAGGAAGATACTCTCGTTTCCATCAGAGGAAAGAATTTTATGGTGAACCGCTATATTAATAGTCAAGGTCAAACCATAGTAAATTATCCTAAAATCCTGATGAAAACTGCAAATGATACAGATATACATAACTACGAACTAATGTTACAAAAACAGATTGTTGGAGGAACAGTTACGGCCAAAGTCAGTTGGAGAAGTGCTTCAGGGATCATTGAACAAGATGAAGGTGTGGAAATCCTAGTGCTTGACGACTTTGATCGGATTGTTGATGGAACGACAGGTAGGGATGTTGGTACCAGGATCGTTATGAAGATACCTAAGGATGTAGTAGCCTCTATTGGTATGAAAAATGTACAGGTTACCAACCCAACAAGAGGCTCGCAAGAAGCAGGTCTATCTGACATACAGTTGGATAAGATAGAATTTGTTACTGCTGCAGATAATCCTTACATCGACGAAGTGGTACCAAATATTGTGACAGTAGATGGAGGACAAGATATAGAGGTGCGGGGAAGTAACTTCTTAGAGGGAGTAAAGGTATTTATCGATGGAAAAGAGGTGACAGGGGTAAGCAGAGAGATTGCCACTGGAGGAAACAAATTTCTCTTAAAATTTAAAGCACCCAAGGGCAGAGAGGGAGTTACCCAATTGATGGTAATGAATCCATCGGGAGCAATGGCTGCCGCTGAATTTGTCTATGTAGATACCCTAGACAAGGATCCTAAAATAACTAGCTTTGCCCCTAACAAAGGCAGTAATGGTACATTGGTAGTGGTCAACGGGGATAATTTTCTAAAGCCAGACTCCACTACGAAAGACATTAGCGGCAATGGAATTTACCGTTTAATCGGTACTAGGATTTTATTGGATGGCCAAGATATCAATAGCTACTATAGAGAAGGCAGCAATATCGCCCTACAAAACTACACTGCTCCTGCTGGAGAACAATATCAGTTGATTCAAAGGGATGGTGTGCAGGGAGTGAAATTTGCCAACTATTATCACAGTGTCCTTTTACATGATGAAGCTAGCAATCAATACTATACTCTAGATATAAATGCTGCGGGCAACTTAATCCTTTCCGATGGTGTACAAAATACTTATCGCATTGTCCAAGCAGTAGATGGACAGCAATCAAGATTTGTTGCAACAAAAGGAGGCGCTGAGTATAGAATTGAAGTAGGAAAGCAAGCTGGGGCTTCAGATATTCTGACCATTACAAGGGGTGCTGAAGAGACAGTGCTAAAAGTCAAAACCCCCTATGCCATTGAAAATAATATCATTATTGGTAATAGAGTACAAGTATTAACAAAAAATCAAATACTTTTTACCGTACCTCAGTTGGGGGTAGAAAAATGGTACAATTTATCTGTTCAAAACCCAGATACTAAAATTGATACAAGAACTGGGCAAAATGGATTTTACTATTTTAAACAACCTCAAAGAAACCCTATCATTACCACGGTTACTCCTCCTCAAGGCTCCACTGAAGGAGGGTATGCTGTCGATATTGAAGGACAAGATTTCCAAGATTTTGGAGGTGCACAGAAGAGTAGAGTATATGTTGGAGGCGTAGAGGTACCAGCGACAGACGTATCCGTAAGCACCGATGGTAGGAAAATCACCATTATCATGCCACGATATCCAGGAGACCTAAAAGTGGAGGTGGAAAATGGAAGAAAAACAGTGCCGGTAGTGGTTGTCAACATAGACGGTGGAAACGCCAATAAACCTGATGGTTTTACTTATGTGATTCCAACCAGTAACCCTACAATAAATCGAATTACTCCCAATAAAGGCAATGCTGCAGGAGGAGAAACTGTTCGAATATGGGGTACTGATTTTCGATTCTTTGAACCCTACGAAGATGCTAACGGTAACGCTAAATATGATTTAGGAGAAAAGTTTCAAGACCTAAATGATAATGGCAAATGGGATAATATAGAAGGTATGGATATTGCAGAATTATCAGCAGCGGATAAAAAAATACTGCCTATGGTTTACTTTGGAAAACATAGAGCAGAGATTTTAGAGTTTTCTCAAGGTTATTTGGTGGTGAGTTTACCCACTGGTAGCAAGGGAGTAGTGGATGTATTTGTGGTGAACAATGATTTTGGTACTTCTAACAAAATGAAGTTTACTTACGAAGCTTCTAGTCCTAGAGTTACTAACATTATTCCTCCCGAAGGAAATAAGTCCGGGAAGGTAAAAACAGAAATAAACGGTTCGGATTTTTCTAGCTCTATACTTCATATCTATAATCAAAAAACAGAAAATGAGCTGCAGCAATATGACGTTATAGAAATGCCCCTCGTGCATTTTGGAGATGTGAAAAACCCAATGATCTCAAACAGAAGTATTGATGTAAGTGCTCTAAATGGGGGATCTATTGTTAATGGCAGAGCCAGTGTAGATGTGGGTAATATCACTGTAGATTATCAGTCAACCGCTAACAGTACAAAAGTAATACTCCAAATGACAGAGGGAGGAGAAGTGTATACCTTCCAAGTCAACGGCTATGATAATACGATAAAATATATTGATACGGCTACCCTTAAAAATTCAAATGGAAAAGCTAGTGACAATAGCTACGAATTAGTTAGACTAGAGGTAGATCCAGTAGAACGAAAGCTCATAGTAGAGAGGGGTTACACACCTTTTCATCCTAATGCTTCTATGACTAGTGGACAAATTGTACTATATACGCCTTCTTACTACACTATTGGAAGGGTACCAGTTACTATCAAAAACCCAGATGGCAGCAGTGCTCAGGTACAATATGAATATAAAAATCCTGATAGTAATCCTAAAATTACCAATGTTACGAAAGAAGGAGAATCTCCAGTTTTAACCACTATAGATGGTAAAGAAGTTAGGGTATTAAGGATGACCCATAAAGGTGGAAGCATTGTCAGTATTATTGGGGAGGATTTTAGAGAAAATGCAGAAATCTATATTTCTAACATAGCTCATATTACACAAAGATCTAATAATAAGCTAGAGCATAACTCTTCTACCCAAATGACTTTTGAAATGCCCAACGTTGGAGAAAACGCAGTGGGACGTCTTCATCGAGTGATCGTTAAAAACTATGATGGCGCTTCTGCTACATCTGATGAATTAACGCCTCCTATCTATATAGAGTTCGTGAAGGGAGAATCTGATCCAGCTCTAGGAGGTATCGAGCCAAATAAAGGTCTTGTCACAGGAGGTACCCGTGTCAAAATTACTGGAAATGACTTTAGGAAGAGTATGGAGGGTTTTGAAGGAGAAGTCCTGAAGGTCTTCTTCGGAGAAACAGCAGTTGTTTATCAAGAGGGAAATAGCAGATTAGATATAGAAGACTACAGAACCCTCCATGTAACAGTGCCCGCTGGTACAAAGCCAGGTGTTGTACCAGTAAGAGTAGAAAATCCCGATGGATCCTTAGGGGCACCGCCATTACAGTTTACCTATATAAGCAAACCAAAAATAGACAGCATTGATCCTGAGTGGATTTTTACAAATGATACCACGACGGAAATAACTCTTGCTGGTGAAATGTTTATGTCAGGAGCAAAGGTAATACTAGGTGGTAGAATTGTTGAAGGGGGTACTACAAATTCAGAAGATACCGTGTTAGCTGAAGGGATTGTTCGCGTACGGGATGGTAAGAACATAGATGCATCTGTAGTAGGGGGTGTAACAGCGGCCTCGGTAACTGTGGTAGATGATAAGACCATAACAGTGAGGTTTAATGAAGCGCTGGGACTACAAAATAACGATATTATCGTTGTCAACCCTGATGGTGGTATATCAGAACCTTACAAAGGCTTTAAATACCAGACACCTATACCAGACAAACCTCTGGTACTAGAAGCTATACCGGGCTTTGAATCCACAATGCAATTGATATGGTCCAAATCAGCACCTGAGGTACTAAATGCTGCTGACAAATATGAAGTCTATGCTAAAAGATCTAGCGACAGAAACTATAGCTTTATAGCAGACACCAGAGATGCGGAGTTTTTAGTGAGGGGCTTAGAACCTGATACCCGTTATGATTTTATGGTGAGGGCACTAAACAGCTACGGCAGTGCCTTGGAATTTGCAGAGGTCAGTGCTAGAACCTTAAGATTGAGTGAAGATGATAAATTAAAAGACAAGTTACAAGAACTAGACAAGGAAGAGAATAAGCTGAATTATGAAGGCAAGGAAGAAGTAATCAATGGTGCCCTGGTGAAGACTATTGGAAGTCGTCAGATTCCAACGGGTACAGGCTCTCACACCATCGATTTCTCCTTGAGTCAATACAGTAGCCACAATAAATTCATCGTAGCAATACCAGTGTCTCTGCTATCTACTTTAGATAGAAACATTGTGATTACAGATGGGAATGCCAACTTCAGCTTCCCAGCTAAGAGTCTATATACCCGAGAAGTAATTCAAGGATCAGCCGGTAATCTTGAGGATGCTTATGTACGCATCACTTTTGAAAGAGTGGCAGGTCAAGAGGCACAGGGGCTTTACTCAGCAGTTTCTAGAACCCAGAGAAGAGCCTCCAACATCTACGGTATTGACTTTGATCTACAGGTAGGAAAAACCACTACAGCTATTAGGCAGATGCTGCAAAACGGTAACCTGGCAATCAATTTTGATGCTAGAGCCTATTCAAACGTTGATGCTGCTAAGCTCTTTATAGGAAAGTACGACCCATCTAAACACGAATTTACAAGACAAAGAAGCAGCAGCGCTACAACCACACAAGAACCAGGAAGGTTTATGTTGTTGGCGGATAGATAA